aatttttttcttgtcaaacatgtaaatctaatttttatcgagataaaataaataataaaatttattaatttagattatatgtaaagttaataatattattatatactatatacatttataattaattacatttattaaaattgatgaatctttatatggaatgtaatagttaattaattaataaatgatgaagattatatatggtaaattttgaaatggtgagattctagatatgccacataggttaaggtttaatcctattatataatagaatagatagaTGTGTGCATCACACTCCAACATTAAGGGCGTCagatataagcccaaaacaTATGCAGAGTAGGATCCGAATTCAATCCAGTAATCCGATTATAAACATCCATGATGCGTGAACATATGCAGAAACCGGGTTCAGTCCAGTGACCCGGTTTTCAAACAAGTTTTGATCTATTGATCTACCCAACGCTTTAGTCAATTAGTACAACAACATCaatttttcaaagaaaaaaaaaagaagaaaaagaaaaaaagaagtcTTTCATTCAACTCTCGTTCACCACTGTACTCTTCTACTCACAGCTCTAAATCTAGCACCTCTTCCATCAAAACCCTAATTCAAACAAAATATCCCCCCCAAACTCCAAAGTCAGGATAAGGAACCGAGAGATTGCCCCGATTTTGATCCGACACAGTTGGTTTTCTgatattttaatgaaaaatcaTAAAATCCCCTTGGCAATTCTGAATCTTGTGCTCATTTTAGCATTGTTTGTAGTTTGTCCTAATTTGGAATTCGGCCTCTTTTGataaattcaatctcaatccTCTCTTAGATTAGATTTAAATCTGAATGGGAGCTGAGAAGAAATGGCTATACACCCTGTTTTCTGGGGCATTCATTACATTTCTAATATTCTTGTCGTTTATTTCGGGCTTTAGTTCTTCGTATTACTATGCTTTCCCTCCGAACAAGCCGTTTTCGTCGACGGTTGATCACGGGCCGGGCCGCCCGCCGTCGTTCGCGTACTACATTTCGGGCAAGAGCGGCGATGGGGAGCGGTTGTACCGCCTGCTTCTGGCGGTGTACCACCCGAGGAATAGGTATCTGCTGCATATTTCGGCTGATGGGAGCGATGAAGAGAGGGTTAGGCTCGGGGCAATGGTGAAGTCCATGCCCGCGGTTCGGGCCTTTGGGAATGTGGATGTTATCGGAAAGCCCGATCCCAACACTTACATGGGCTCCACCAATCTCGCGGCTATTTTGAGAGCGGTCGCGGTTTTGCTGAAGGTGGATGAAGGGTGGGATTGGTTTATCACTCTCAGCGCCACGGATTATCCCTTGATTACGCAAGATGGTACGTTTTTGGCTTTGGTTGTTTCTGATTTCTCTTGGAATTGAATTGTTTGTGCCAGTTAGGGATTATGATTTGTGCCTTTTTAGCAATTGCGTTTGTCTACTATCAATTTGTTATTGCAATATACATAAAGATTAGCATGTGAACTGAAAGATTCAATCACAGTAGAATTTGCTTAATGCCGATTAGCAGTTGTGAGTAAATATCCTTGCTTGTTAGTGTTGATTTTAAAGTGATTGCTATATGATCTCAATTGATTTTGATGTGGTTTGCTCAGGTCATCGCATTCTGTTGATCTTTCCTATTATACGGTGTTTTTCGGCGAATGCCATTTTTAACTGTGAATTTAGTGAACTTGGATCCGTGGCTGAAACATTCTACATTAgtttgtttctatatttggtaACTGGCTACAAGTTTAGATGTCCAATTAATATGCACTTCTTAGGTAAATCCTGAAATTGCAGTTGCTTACTTCTGGATGACTAAATCAAGCTCCTCATATTGTTAGTTTTTGTGTTGAAGTGGAATTTCATCTCACAGCAAGTTACAAAATCACCATACTAATTACTTGAGTTGAGATCTATTGTCTCTCTTCAATTTCCTACATTCTTCTCTTGACATGTAGCTGCGACAATAACCTATTTCTGAATTAATAACAGGTCCACTCGTTCGTCTAGCTTCTTCCAAAGGGCTTCTCATCTTTACTGTAATTTTAGTTGAAGTTATAGTTTTCTGCCACTGACCCAGCTTATACCTAGACACATGCTGATAATGTCTTTGAATTCTTTTGTAATGGCAAAGATTGATATACATAAGTTACTAAAATAACATGTTTAGTATTGAACTGGGCCAAGACAAATGTTGATCTGGCACTGATGTTATATTTGACTTTTACATAGGCTCAACTCGATGGAATCAGCTAGTCATTGGAAAAAAAATCGCTTTGTTGTTTATGTAACTGTTTGTGAATCTGTTAGCTAGACAGCATGGTTGCGTATAATTTTTCCTTGTCTGCACATAGCAAGATACTGAATCCTTTTGAGCTACTTGAATGCATAACTGATAAATTTCTGGGCAAACTTTTGGTTGATATTGAAAAAAGAAGAGTTTCGAGTCTTTTACTAATCATTCTGCACACACACAAACATGCATGAAGATTGCACCACTTATTGGGTAAAAGGGACGCGCAGATGAAACGTTTCTCAAATCTTTATCTAATTTTTAAGCTTGGGAAAAATGCAACAGTTTCACTTCAGATGAAATGTTCCTCATTATTCCTTTAATGCGTAATTAATTTCATGAAATGCTGTCTTAATTGTACATTGATCTATCTTCTTTGCTCTTTTGATTTCAGACTTGTCTCATGTGTTCTCGTCAATTAGGAGGGATCTGAATTTCATAGATCACACTAGTGACCTGGGATGGAAAGAGTAGGCAAATTCGAACTCTCTTAATAAATTTTGCCGGCAATTCTCCAACGCCTCTCTACTTATTTCTCTTGATAACAACATTACAGGGGTCAAAGAATTCAACCGATTGTGGTGGATCCAGGTATTTACTTAGCCAGGAGAACACAAATCTTTCACGCTACTGAAAAACGGCCAATACCTGATGCTTTCACGGTTTTCACAGGTAAATCTAATTCAGTGTTATGGTACATTATGAGCTTTCTAATGATCTAATTAGTTGCTAATCCCATACGATTCCTTATTGTATTTCTAGGTTCCCCATGGGTCGTCTTAAGTCGTTCCTTCCTTGAATTTTGTGTCTTTGGCTGGGATAATCTTCCTCGAACTCTTCTAATGTACTTCACGAACGTCGTCCTGTCCCAAGAAGTCTATTTCCATACCGTTATTTGCAATTCACCAGAGTTCAGAAACACAACCGTGAATGCTGACTTGAGATATTTCGTCTGGGACGACCCACCCAAGATGGAGCCTCATGTCCTCAGCACCTCGGATTATGAAGAGATGGTGAAAAGCGGAGCTGCTTTTGCGAGGCAGTTTGAGAAAGGCGCAGCAGTGCTGGACATGATAGACAGAAACATCCTGAAACGGGACCCAAACCGCGCCACACCCGGTGCATGGTGTAGGGGGCGGAAGAACTGGTGGATGGACCCATGCTCACAGTGGGGGGATGTGAACGTAGTGAAGCCAGGCCCTCGAGCGAACAAGTTTGGCAAGTCCATAGACAAACTTCTCGATGGTTGGAATGAGAGGCCGGATACATGCGCGAAATAAGAGTTTGCGGGGAAGAAGGTTTGAACATGTTTGAGGTTAGGAAATGCATTCTTTGGTGGTTTATATGAGGGCAGGAGTTTGAAAGTTggaaggaggcggcggcggcagcggcagcGCCAGCCATTGGTGTGGCAGAAGAGAATTCATTGTACAGACTCAGTTGATTAGTCTTCCAACTATACCACGAAATTCCCTCTACACGGACGGCCTTTTCTTGCAATGCAACATCGTTTTATTACTTGAATTGCTTCTTGTTTCCTTGTCGACATTTCATCTGTATCCTTAGAAATTTGTTGTAAAAACTTCATCACCTTAATATAAATGGATAACTTATTTCTTCATGTTTATATCTGTGTGTGATTGCTACAGCTTGAGATATGTCTTAGACTTCACTTGTGTGTTTTTGTCTTCTACACAATCAAAAATAGAGACAGGCACCATCACCGACACCCACAAcaaaaattcaagattttactCTACTTTGACATGTATCAATTAAAATGCCACACATACAACAAAAATTAATACCCCCTCTATCCACGAAATAGAGTTTCGTTTGAGAATGGACACCAATTTTTAATAAAGTTATTAAAGttgttataaatataataaaggtATAATTTGTAGGGGTAAAATATGTACAAAAAACTAGAATAAAAGtatattattagttaaaaagtgaaataaaaatataatttatagttaaatatatgAGAAAAAGCATGATGTGATGGTTTAAAAAGTTAAATAACACTCTTTTTTTGCACAAAAAAAAGGTTAAGTAAGATTTTTTTCCATTGACAGAGGGAGTGGTagatacaattattattattattattattattattattattattattattattattattattattattattattattattattattattattattattatttgaaaaggGAATATGAGGATTAGGAAATAGTTAGCTTATAAACCCcttataaaatacaaattactcattcatgaattttatgtgAAATGTATATAAACTGTGTGTGAATATatgaattcaaaaattaaaattttcgttTGCTATAAAATTTGAATACAAGATCATGAACTCATCCAATCAAGTAATAAAGTGATCAATTCACGATGAATATTCATATcaattcttaatttatatttttaaaataaacttttattttaagtCATCCCTAAACATTGAATCCATTTATATACACACGAACGAGGTACTATACACGAATGAGGTACTATATATTAATAAGTTAGAAAGCTTGTAACTTGTTATCTATATAATTAAAAACTTAACgaagtgggcatttttgcccattaacactaattaaatacTTACTCaatccgtccacaatttaatgtctcactttggtgtgggcacggagactaagaaaattgaaaaatgtgacgtggatgaaatataagggtaattgactaaagtgataaagatagttgactaaagtgataaaggtgttgtgagtgggtcactagtgataaagtgtagtaaatatagaatataaaaatgataaaggtgttttaaggtgggtccattagtggcgaagagtagtaaatataggaaaaaaagaagagtaaaaaagtacaaaaaacagaatagggctttaatttgtggacaaaaatataAGAGCAAGTAGgactttaaattgtggacggagggagtactagtaTTTTTCAAAATTAGTGACATCTTACTATTGCATAgtggtgagcatcggttcggttcggggcaaaaccgaaccaaaaactcaaaaccaaaaaccgaaccgatggtGAAAATTGAAACCGAACTGCACCAATAGGGGGCCCGaaaccgaaccggtaaaaccgtcggtttcggttcggtgaaaggtgcatttttttttttgtttttttttcgaaattacctattaaaaatggtaaaatacacaaatttcaaatgtcaaatTCCCACAACATGAACATGATAATACCAACATCACAAAAACACAAATTCTAATGTCAAAGTTTAACAAATAGCAACATAAATTAACAAGTCTtagctcaaaaaaaaaaaaaaaaaaaacataacaaGTCAAGAACATGTCTTCCATTCTTCTTCCTTCAAACTTTCTTTTGCTTCAAACCTTCAAGTCTCCATTTCATCATCATCGACTTCACAAATTCCAAGACTTATCAAAGCTACAAAATAAAGAGAATAAACAATCAAAGAATGATATATTAAACaaattacttaataaataattgaCAAATAAAACATACATTCTTCATGTTTTCTATACATTCTTCATGTTTTCTAATGCCCTCCAAATCTTCTTCAATTGAGATGGGTTGCTTAGACTTTCTCAACCAATCTTGAGTACAAATGAGGCTTTCAACAATCCTATCACTTAGTGAACTCCTAATGGATCAAGAACCCTTCCTCCGGTGCTAAAAGCCGACTCGGATGCAACGGTTGAAATGGGCACGGAAAGGATATCTCGAGCAAGACGGGCAAGAATAGGCAACCTATGTTGGttatgaaggaatattaaattgaatcaatactcgattgcccgatgatcgtttcttggattattattaattcatcatacaacgattaattcctaacatgctcctatgaatttaacagctgcacacaggtgttaggaaaacttacttgagaatcggatgcacagatgattgatgatcgtgtcgaatgattcagactccagctctgatcttctcgactgtatcccgctcaattcccaacgttggatggacaacgagctatggaaattcccaagacagaatgtcactcacgtttcctgcgccccctctgctctcaaaaaccctaatttttgtcagtgtattttcctgagagctgacagctgtatttaatagataattaaatacgtatggggcgctgcTTTCTTGTGAGGGACGATTTCTggctcttctagggctaggagacattgggccagcccagggaccagatacaaggaataaagatgggcctcaaataaattaatttatccatggtcagcccagaccataattaatttataaataccagttcattccactagagaaccgatactgacttacccctttattgccggtgatgagtcggggcttgtatttagacttattaaatctccgtatttaaaatatccgacatccattaattaattagagctctgacagcttaaattaattaatctcttaataattccttaagcagtaccactcaatctttattattacgcctgaacttaatcaacctgcagggtttagcgtaataaaccttattgagctccttaaggggatgtcattatcctatacaggatacgggtactaatacagataatcaaatatcatatattaaccgctatcacccaagatacagagtactcgagttagtatataactttcacccatagtaagtcaaagtgatatacgagttaatatatatatctgaatacttattagtattaagatttataagtcaccgagatcttgattcttcacttaagtcagatagaagaatacatctcaaactgtggtcctatcaatacgtaatgacgtaccagtatagacaagtagccaagacaaactacttccatctatactgcagcctaaaccaataacttgtcctagagttatttcggctgtgatcatattatatctcttaaggttattccaattatatggtcttctgtgatctacaacacaccatataatctacttatacagagataaagaacatacatatgcaatcatgaacacaatcagataggagataaaaatagtgaataacaggaatcattgtatacaagcataaagttcttgctttcagtatacaaatccaacaatctcccacttatactaaagcaaaacttttagtatacaatgtgtctaaatactagctattacaaaacttcacttcatctctcccacttatactgaaagttttttctctaagtgggtggcatcaaccgcaatcccatccctcgagcatgcttctcataggtcttttgcggtaagcttttcgtgaaaggatcagctaggttctccaatgtgtcaatcttttctactagcacatctcctctgtttacgatttctcgtatgatgtggtactttctctctatgtgttttgacgccttgtggctcctgggttccttggaatttgccactgcacccgagttatcacaataaattatgatactcttaggcaaattagggaccactcctagatccaagaggtagttccggaaccatacagcctccttagcagcttccgaagcagctacatattcggcttccatggtggagtctgcaatgcacttctgctttgcactccgccacgatacggctcctccccccaaggtaaacacatagccagaggtagatctcttctcatcccggtcagcctggaaatccgaatcggtgtaacccaaaggaaatagactgtctgactggtaaactagcctataatctcgagtccgtttcaggtacttgagaatgtgctttaccgcagtccagtgtcctggtccagggttcgactgatatcttgcaaccatgccaacgacatagcaaatatcaggtctcgtgcagagcatcgcatacatgaggctacctacggtggaagcatagggtatcttcctcatctcctcaacctcactaggcgtcttaggacacatgtccttagacagaggaatgccatgtctaaaaggtagcaagcctttcttggcattttgcatgctaaaacgagcaatcacagtatcaatgtaagacgcttgagataagctcaacatccttttctggcgatcacgtacgaccttgatccccaggatgtacgctgcatctcctaagtctttcatttgaaactgttcggataaccacttctttatgtccgataatagctcaacattgttgccaatgaggaggatatcatctacataaagtgcaaggaaaaccacgtcaccattggcatctaaacggtacacacaactttcgttctcacaacgagtaaatccataggatttaatgacctcgtcaaaacgtttgttccatgacctcgaagcttgcttaagtccataaatggactttttaagcttccacacaagatgctcttcgcccttcttcacaaacccttcaggttgctgcatatagatgtcccttccttcttcaaggaaaccgtttaagaaagcggtcttgacatccatttgccaaatctcaaggttcatgtgggctgctatggcaaggagtattcggatagacttgagcatggcaaccggcgaaaaggtctcatcataatctataccctgttcctgggtataacctttcgccaccagtctagctttaaaagctgcgacttcgccatccgaatctctctttctcttgtatacccacctactacctatagctacaaagccatctggtagttcggtcttctcgtatacatccatagcacccatggattctatctcagaaaccatggcttcgtaccaagaatctgcatcttgatctttcaccgcttgtctatagttatcagggtcgacatccttttgttcatcaacagggagtagatccgaagattctcccaagaacataaatcgatcgggttgaactacaaccctcccactacgacgaagcggtggtggtacagctgtgacaatggtttgtgcagtgtcttgtggtgcattcacttgcacacttggctggggtgatggaatcgcctgtccattgccttcgatttcttgaaggacaatctcggacctagacttgtgctcatttatataatcatgctccaagaatcgtgagttggtgctaacaaccactttctgatccttaggattataaaaataagcacctttcgtttccttaggatatcctacaaacaacattaaTTCGCACCtgggttccaatttcttcgcttccttgtctagcacgtatgcaggacaaccccatacctttatatggttcaagctgggctgacgccctgaccataactcgataggagttttaggaaccgatttggacggtaccctattcagcaaataaaccgctgtttccaaggcatatccccaaaacgaaataggcaaagatgcataactcatcattgatcgtaccatttccataagagttctgtttcttctctctgctacaccattctgttggggagtacctggtgcagtcaattgggatgtaatcccacattCCGACAAGTACTGTAAGAATTCGTTtctgaggtattcgccaccgcgatcagaccgcaatgacttgatagatttacccctcctcttctccacttctgccttgaattctttgaatttctcaaagcattcagacttgcgttgaagtaggtaaatatacccatatcttgagtaatcgtcaatgaaagtgacgaagtactcataccctccacgagctctagtggacatcggtccacacaagtcagagtgaatcaattctaacacatgcgaggccctattccccttggccttgaaaggccttgccgtcatctttccctctatacaggattcgcaggttctaaatggaacagcttgaaagtctttcaagactccatttgaaacgagcctttggatcctatttagattgatgtggcctaaccttaggtgccatgcatgtgtatattgttcatgagaataatacttccttttattcggatttggaaggatttgtgatgtagatgcaacatggacagagttgttaattggacatgtaatagtatagagagaattgttcaaaattccagaacaaatagtcttgttatctctcatgatagaaacacctctatcaaaaacaacagaatatccattcaaaaacaattttgaaacagaaattatgttccgccgaaactccggcacatataaaatgtctctcaaaactaaaatgtcatcaccaaaacataaagataaatctccaatagcaacagctgcgaccttcgacgcattgcccatggagatggtgatctcatcacttgccagttcccttgttggcttgaagccctgcaaggtgtaacaaacatggtcagttgcccccgtatccactacccacgaatgagtagaaaacgaagctaaacatgtttcagttactaaaacttgtgacgtaccttgtccctttgccttgagcactggacaatctttcttccaatgcccaaccttgccacacttgaagcacttccccTTTTCGGTCGGCTTCTTCACACCGCCAGTAGGGCcatctgctttggctttaccgctcccactagcttcattgtcatgcttgccctttggacctttccacttctttttcccgcctttcgacgaa
This region of Salvia miltiorrhiza cultivar Shanhuang (shh) unplaced genomic scaffold, IMPLAD_Smil_shh original_scaffold_273_2, whole genome shotgun sequence genomic DNA includes:
- the LOC131003835 gene encoding beta-glucuronosyltransferase GlcAT14A, whose translation is MGAEKKWLYTLFSGAFITFLIFLSFISGFSSSYYYAFPPNKPFSSTVDHGPGRPPSFAYYISGKSGDGERLYRLLLAVYHPRNRYLLHISADGSDEERVRLGAMVKSMPAVRAFGNVDVIGKPDPNTYMGSTNLAAILRAVAVLLKVDEGWDWFITLSATDYPLITQDDLSHVFSSIRRDLNFIDHTSDLGWKEGQRIQPIVVDPGIYLARRTQIFHATEKRPIPDAFTVFTGSPWVVLSRSFLEFCVFGWDNLPRTLLMYFTNVVLSQEVYFHTVICNSPEFRNTTVNADLRYFVWDDPPKMEPHVLSTSDYEEMVKSGAAFARQFEKGAAVLDMIDRNILKRDPNRATPGAWCRGRKNWWMDPCSQWGDVNVVKPGPRANKFGKSIDKLLDGWNERPDTCAK
- the LOC131003821 gene encoding uncharacterized protein LOC131003821, with amino-acid sequence MSKVNYTLNELLNALVAAEGVMGSRKGKEVLVAAKGSTSSSKGGKKKWKGPKGKHDNEASGSGKAKADGPTGGVKKPTEKGKCFKCGKVGHWKKDCPVLKAKGQGLQANKGTGK